GAATTGTTCCCGATCAATTTGTGGTGGAGCGTGGCACCAACCAGATTCTCGAGTCGATGATTGGCGAACAGAAAGAAGCGCTCTGGATGGGAGAAGGCGATACGAAACCGGCGTGGCAAAAACTTGACGGGCGTGGCTCGCAGCCAAAAATCAGCACGCAGCAAGTGACCGAATTTGCCAGTCTGTTGACGCGGCTGCACGATCATTATGGCCATCCGATTGATACCGAATGGGCGATCGAGGAGGGGCAGTTTCAGGTATTGCAGGCGCGCCCGATCACGACACTGGCGGAGGAATATAACCAGACGCTGATTGATGAAAGTCAGGAATGGCAATTCACGGTTCGTCGCCCGTTTTTCTTGTTGGCTGCCTCCATCCTACCTTACTGGTTGGATGCAAAGCACGCCGATAATACGCTCGGAGGACATCTGAATGAAGCGTTGCTGGTCCAGGATGAAACAGGGATGATGAATCTGTTTTATTCTCAGGAGTCTGCAGACGCTTTTCTCGATCGGATCGGTGATCTGTTTCAAAATAATCGGGATGAACTTATTAGGATTTTACGATATGGATTGGGGATTTATGCACAGGCACCGCCCATCCTTGAACGGGGGCTGGACGGGTTTCAAAACTTAGAGGAACTCGAAGACTTCTTTGCCGATGTCGCGCAGCACACAACAGTCTTTCCGGCCTGGGTTCTGATTTATATTGAAGCGCACGAGGTTGATGATCCTGAAGTCAGGGCGCTGGCGGAACAGATTCGCTCGCATTCTCTGTATCCGGTGATCGAACGAAATATCTTGGAGCCTTTGGCGGCACAGACAGCAGAACAGCTCGGTTTTGCAGATCCCGATCGTGCCTGTGATCTGGTTTTGTGGAGCGAGTTGAAAGCGGGTACCGTCACTCGGGAACTGCTGGAGTCTCGCCTGCAGGCGGTTGAAGCCGGTGACCGGTATATCTTTCAAATGATCGGGGGAGAAGAGAATTTTCATCTGGTCTCGCAAACCGGTTACTTATTAACCCGCCTGGCAAAGCAGCGTCAGCTCGCGCGAACAAACAACTCCAACGAGCTCACCGGCCAGGCTGCCTGGCCTGGCATCTTTCGAGGACGGGCGCGGGTCGTGCTCACTCTGGATGCGAAGGATCAGACGATTGATGAGAGTGAAGTGCTGGTTTCAATTCAGTCCAACCCGGCATTGCTGCCGTTATTGAATCGGTGTGGTGCGATTGTCACCGATGACGGGGGGATCGGTTGCCACGCGGCGATTCTGGCCCGAGAATTAAAGAAACCAACGCTCATAGGCACCCGCGAAGCCACCACCCGTATTCAAACCGGCGATTTGATTGAAGTCGACACCTACGCCCAGGTCGTACGGATTTTGGAGAATTGCGAGTGAGCAGATGAGAGTGATGAAGGTTTCATCGTTTCAGGGATGAGATTAAAATCGTTCGAAGTTAAATTTTGGCTACGGATTCGCTCCCAAATCCGTTAAGGTTTGAATTGCTGTTTGATGTCCTTGTCTGGCAGCTTTACGGATTAGCTTTATGCCTTGATTTTGATCACGCTTGATAGCAATTCCATTATAATACATGGCGCCTACTATAAATTGTGCATTGGGAATCCCTTGCTCAGCAGATTTTCGAAATAATTCGAATGCTTGTTTGTGGTCCTGCTTTACACCTTCGCCTTTGTAATACATGATTCCTAAATTATGTTGTGCTCCGGCATCTCCCTGTTCAATGGCTTTACGATACCACTTGATCGCTTTCGCGTAGTCTTGCTTAACATCCTTTCCTGAGGCGTATAATTCTCCTAAATTATATTGTGAATCTATATCCCCTTGTTCAGCAGCTTTTCGATACCACTTGATCGCTTTTTCGTAGTCTTGCTCAACCCCCTTTCCTGTGGCGTACGAGTGTCCTAAATTGTGTTGTGAATCTGCATCTCCTTGTTCTGCAGCTTTTCGATACCACTTGATTGCCTGAATGTGGTCTTGCTTCACGCCCTCCCCATTAGCATACATGGTGCCCAGCAGAAATTGTGCATCGACAAATCCTTGCTCAGCAGCTTTCTGAAACCATTTCGCAGCTTGAGCGTGATCTTGTTTAGTACCTTCTCCATTATAATACATGGTTCCTAAATTAAATTGTGCTTCAGCATTTTCCTGTTCCGCAGCATTCCGAAACCAATTCATTGCCTGAGCGAGGTCTCGCTCGACACCTTTCCCTTCATAATACAAGCTTCCTATTTGATTTTGTGCATCGGAATCATCCTGTTCAGCAGCTTTCCGAAACCACTTCGCCGCTTGAATGTGGTCTTGCTCGACACCTTCTCCTCTATAATACATTGCTGCTATATTTATTTGTTCTTCGACATCCCCTGATTCAGCAGCTTTAAGACACCGTTCAAACTCCTGTCTTTCCTCCTGTTTCACATTTTCAGATTTAATTGAGCTGGAAACAGACTTAGGTTGTGAGGAGGCTCCTTGATCATCCTGACATCCGCTAAGTAATATCAAACATAAAACAACAAATGAGAGCCACCCAGCAAAAGTGTTAATCATTCCTTGGCACATATATTGAGCTAATCTAGTAGACGGAGAATGAGAACCAAATTGACTCTGTTTCACCTCGAACTTCTGTTTTTGTGTCATGGCTCATTTTCCAGAAAAAGTATCATGATGAAATTACGGAAAACAAATATACATACTTCTAAGGTAAGGTTCAAATTTTGTTTTTGTTGGTAGAACCCGTTGATTTGGCTGTCAAATTTGATCGCTTGAGGAAGTTGATTTCCGCTTTTTGGGGGCACAACCAGCATCGGCTAGAACAAAAAAAACGACTCACAGTGATTACTGTAAGTCGTTTTTCTGTTAACAAAATGGGGATGACAGGACTTGAACCTGCACGCCTTGCGGCACTAGATCCTAAATCTAGCGTGTCTGCCAATTCCACCACATCCCCGGGGAATTTTGATTCTGCAGGAATACTAACGATTTCCGGAGGCTGATACAAATCGATCAGGAGGAAAAAGTTTGACTTTCAGAGGGTTTTGGTCGATTTTTCCGGTTTTATGCCGGGAATTCTGAGATCCGGAATCGTTATTCTTCTGCCGTTTCTGATTCGGAACTATTTTGCTCTTCCTCTTCCAGTTTGGAAATCTGATCGCGGAGTGAGGCGGCTGTTTCGTAATTTTCTTCTGCGATGGCAGCCGTCAGCTCGCGGCGGAGTTTGATCAGGTCGTACTGTTGCTGGCTCGACGTCGGTGCTCGCTTGGGGAATTTGCCGATATGGACACATTCGCCATGAATATTTTCCAGGAGCTGAATCAGCGGTTCCCGGAAGGCAATGTAGTCGTGCGGACAGCCGAGCCGCCCTTCACTGCGAAATTCCTGGAAGGTGATGCCACAATTCGGGCACTCCAGTTCTTCGTCGAGTTCCAGATCCTGCGAGTTGAGCTCGATGAGCGTGGCTTCGTCTTGCGGTTCCCATTCGTCCTGCGGGGCCTGGCCGCTGATGTATTCCTGGAAATGATCTTCGCAGAAATGCAGCGCCTGTGCCTGTCCGCTCTGAATTTCGGTCAGGTGGTAGACGGCCGGTTTATTACAGACTTTACATTTTTTCATGGTCGAGACTTTATCAGATACCGGACAAATGAGGAAATTCACCAACGCAAATGAATCACGTCTGAATTTATTCTATACGAACCGGTAAAGCGGCTCAATCGCGATTCCGGTTTATTCCGGATGATCCGACGGTGATTCGCCGATCGCGATGATACTGCACGCTTGAATGACGTTCAGCCCGAGTTCTTTGGCACGGGCGAGTAAGTCCGGGCTTTCGCTGCCGGGATTGAACCAGACTTCGTTTGCCCCGCGGTTGCGAATCTGTTCCAGCAGCTGAATCCCGACTTCGGGGGGAACATACACGCTGATCCGATCGAGTTGTTTTGACGGAACTTCTTCCAGGCTGGGGTAGGCGGTGAGGCCTTCGATACTCGATTCGGTAGGATGAACGGGGTAAACATCATAACCCTGTTTTAGATGAGCGCGGACCGATTTGTTTCCGTATTTCTGTCGGTCCGCACTGGCTCCAATAATGGCAACGGTTGGTTTGCCCATGTGAAATCCTATTTCTTCAGAGAAGCGGCAAATTCATCATAGCGTTTTTGGATCTCTGCCTGCGTGGGAGTCTTCCCTTCACTGACAATCACCCGGTATTTCATTTCCAGTGGCTTGCTTTCATCAAACTTGGTATCAAAGAAAGCACCGAAACGGCCGTAGGGACGTTCGGAATAACGCGATGGTTTGGGAACGCCGGGATCTTCCATGTATTCGACATTGTAATGTTTGCCATCAATGCCGTACGACATTTCGAACCAGCCCAGATTGATGTGGCCGTTGGGATCGGTTTTGTCCGAGACCTGAAACGGCGCGGGTTGTTGGGGGAATCCTTCCGGGCGGACGTACTTTGCGTTGTTGGCTTCTGCGACGGGTTGGGCTGCGCGAAACTGGAACCCAGCGTGCTGGCGGTCGCCGTCGAGAATGATTTCACCCCGTTTGCTTTCGAGCTTGGTTTGCCAGTCGATCTGCCAGGCGTGAATTTTCGAGTTCGGGACTTTGATTGGAGTGACGGTGACAGTGCGGGTTTCCACGATGACCGGTTTGCCCTCTGCATCATTCCAGTGAATTTCAGACGTCATAGTGCCGGTCTCGGGACCACCTTTCATCTCGATCATTTTGGCATGTCTCAGGTGCGCTCCGTTTTTGCAGTGCCAGAAGTCGAGCTGTTTGCCATCAAATTTCGTTTTGTTCCAGCCGACATACAGTCCGCGGTGATGCGTGTATTTTCCGCCGGGGCCTTTGGTGATGATGGCTTTACTGGCTGGCCCATAGACGTGGTGGAAGACTTTGTATGTGTCGTGAAAGCTTTCTGCGGAAGAATCATCGTACGGGTAAACGTACTGCAGAACCGGGGTGCCATTGAAATAGAGATCGGCGACTTTTTTCTCGGGCTGATCTTTCCAGGTGAAACCAGGTTTCTCCTCTGCGTTCGCTGCTGAGATGAATGTGAGCAGCGTCATCATTGCTGAGAGGGTGATTGAGAATGCAGAAAAACGTTTCATGGTGAGATCCGTGGAACTAAAAGTGAAAAAGAATCTGGTTTGTGAATCTAAATGATACGTGAAAAAATTCCCGCGTTCCAGGGAGGAACGCGGGAATGGAGTTGTCAAACCGTCTGATTAACCGGCGTTGGAATTTGGATCGTTCTTAGGAGGTTTTCCGTCGATCCAGGGACCAGCCAGAGACATGTAGGCGGGTTCTTCCAGAAGACTGCCTTTGTCGCCTGCTTTCCAGCCGGGGATGTGCTTGGGTTTCTGCCGTGCTTTGGACATGGCTTCCCATTTCTTGGCCCAGCTTCCGTCACCATCGGTGATTTCCTGCGTATCTGTATCGAAGTGGTAAACCTTACCGTTGCGATAGCTGTTGGAGCCCATGTTCACAACGGCGATGGCAGCAGCACCCAGATCAGGCGGGTTGTTACACTTGCTCTGATCGTTGGCCTGCATTGCTTCGACCCAGTTTTTGAAGTGAGCGTACGTGGTGTCTTTGATTTGAGCGACATCGATTCGCTGCTGTTTCAAAGAACTGTCTCGCGTTACTTGAGGGCGTTCGGGGACAAAATCGTATCCGTCGAAGCCTTCGCCGTTACCGAAGACAAACGAACCATTGTGCCCGCGAATAATTTGCTTGATGCGGGTTTCCTGGTTACACATGGTAGCGTTGATCAGCCCCTGAACACCTTCATTGAAGTCCGCGGCAACGGTGGCGACATCGGGAACATCGCGGCCATCATATTCCAGATAAAGCCCCCCTGCACCAACAACACGCCCGGGATAACGCAGTCCGGTTGCTTTTAACATGGCGGTAGTTCTGTGAACGAACAGGTCGGTATACATGCCCGAACCGAATGGCCAGAAACGACGCCACTGTGCATAAACAGCGCGGTCGAACGGCTGGAATTCCGCCAGGCCTTCTTTGGTACCCAACCAGAGGTTCCAGTCGATGTTTTTGGGATTCATTTCTTTTTTCAGAGCATAATACCGCCACTGTCCCATTGATGAGTTGCGGAAGTATTCGGTCTGGAACTGAATCACTTTACCCAGTTGCCCGTCTTGCAGTCGTGCCCGGACATCGTCCCAGACAGGCAGACTGGTGGACTGCACGCCGACCTGCATGATCTTGCCGGTCTTTTTCCAGGTATCGACGACGGCCAGTGCTTCTTCGACTTTTTTCGTCATTGGTTTTTCACAATAGACGTTCAGGCCGGCATTCATCGCGTCGATGGTCTGCTTGGCGTGCCAGTGGTCGGGAGTTCCGATGGCGACGGCATCCAGTTTTTCTTTTTCGAGCATGTCCCGGTAGTCGACATATTTGGCGACATCGTTACCCAGCTCTTTTTTAATGTAATTGGCGGTTCGGTCGCGGTGTTCTGAATAGACGTCTGATACGGCGACCAACTCGATATTCATCCCATCTTTCTTCAATTGAACCAATTTTTTGACGTGAGCACCAAACCCACGTCCACCCGGTCCAATAAATCCAATGCGAATGGCTTCGTTACTATTTCCGGCTCCCAGTGCAGGTGCGGTTGCCAGGCCGGCGATGGTACTGGCAGCAACAGCTGTCGTTCCTGATGTTTTCAGGAAATCTCTTCGATTGATGGGGCTTTGATCCATTTCGTTATCTCCAGTTATTTAATAAAGTGAGTCTGTTACTGGATGGCATCAAGGGACGGCGATACCAAAGTGTTCAATACTTTATGGTGAGCACCCTCTGGTGCAGCGGGGGAAGGAGAGGGATACACTCTCCTTACGCCTAATAGTAGCAATATTGAGGGCCAGATGGTACTTATCACTCTACATTTTCTGAATTGTTGCCGATTCAATTGATACAGCCTGATATAAGTACCGGGCATGAAGATTTTCTAAATAAAGGCAATAAATTGTTGGGTTAAGTGGTGTTAATACGTGAATTAGAAGGATTCAACGCCTGCAAGGGAGGCGTCGTTTCCATCGGTAACTTTGATGGCGTGCATCGCGGGCATCAACGGATGATTCAGACATTGGTTCACCAGGCCCGGTGTGAGGATCTGCCCGCGATTGTGTTCACGTTTGATCCACATCCGATTCAGCTCCTCCGCCCCGAGCACGCCCCCCCGGAATTAATGGGCATTGAAGAGCGTGCCGCCATCCTGGAGAGCCTGGGTGTTGATTGTGTGATTGCCTACCCGACTAATCGGGCGTTACTGAAGTTGAGTGCCCAAGAGTTCTTTCAACAGGTTTTATGTGATCAGTTGCAGGCGAAAGGACTGGTGGAAGGTCCCAACTTTTATTTCGGCAAAGACCGTGCGGGTGATGTCAAGCTGTTACAGACTCTGTGTGAGCATGCTGGGATGTCTTTCAAAGTGGTCGAACCGAGCATGTGTGATACTCAGATGATCTCTTCCTCGGAAGTCCGCAAAGCAATTCAAGCAGGAGACGTAGCTTTGGCGGAAAAGATGCTGGGGCGGCCTTATCAGATCAAAGGAACTGTGGAACATGGTGCCGAGCGGGGAAGAAAGTTAGGTTTTCCGACGGCCAATTTGAGTGGCGTCACAACACTCTTACCAGCAGATGGTGTGTATTGTGGATTTGGGACTGTGGGAGGTCAGCGCTACTCAGCGGCGATTCATATTGGTGCGAATCCCACATTTCAAAATTCGGAAACGAAGGTGGAAGTGTATTTGATCGGCTTCTCTGATGAAATCTATGATCAAACATTGCAGGTCGATTTGATCGAACGCTTACGCGGTACCCAGGTGTTTTCTGATGCCGAAGCACTCAAAACTCAGTTGGCGATTGACGTTGATTCAGCAAAAAAGCAGCTCAAGCAATGGAATGCCACCCCAGAATAACCTAAGATGTCTCAATGACAAAGTGGAACCAGTTACTGGAATTGGCAGGAACACGCAGCGTAGGAAACATGAATGAGCAGTATCAACTGGACTCCCCTTTGTGAAATCATCGAGGCACATCAGAAGTTTCTCCTTTCTTGCCATGTGCGGCCTGATGCCGATGCTCTGGGTTCTGAGCTGGCGCTGGCCGGCTTTTTGAAAGAGCTGGGTAAAGAAGTCCGCGTGATCAACCCGTCAGTGCATCCAAAAAGCCTGGACTTTCTGGTTCAGGAGCACGAAGTTCGCTATGTAGGCGATGGTGTGACCACGGAAGACTTTGAATGGGCCGAAGTGCACATCATTCTTGATACGAGTGCCTGGTCGCAGTTGCCCGGACTGGCAAATTTTTACCGAAAAACAGATTCGAAGAAAGTGGTGATTGATCATCACGTCAGTTCAGATTCTCTGGGAGCAGAAGAATTTAAAGACATTACTTCTCCGGCGGCGGGTTGTCTGGTGTATGATCTAGGCAAAGCTCTCAATTGCACGGTGACACCGGATATCGCAACCTTACTTTATGCTGCCATCGCCACTGATACCGGCTGGTTTCGATTTCCCTCCACAACCAGTTACACGATGCAGATCATTAGCGAGTTGATTACAGCAGGAGCAGAACCGCATCAAATTTATGAGTTGTTGTACGAACAGAACAGTCTGCCTCAGTTAAAATTGATGGGCCGCGTACTGGGCAAAGTACAGACGGACTTCGACGGACAGCTGGCTTATACGGTTGTCAGTTGTGAAGACTTCAGTGCCACGGGAACCACACCCGTAGATACGGAAGGCCTCGTCAACTATTGTCTGACGCTGGCGGGGACTCAGGCGGCGTTTATCGCCGTCGAACAGCGCAGCCGACAGGTCAAAATCAGTTTTCGCAGTCGTTCTGCATGGGATATTTCCAAAATCGCAGAATCATTCGGAGGTGGCGGTCATCGGCAGGCATCGGGGGCGATGTTAAACGGTCCTCTTTCTTCAGCCGTCACCAAAGTTCTCGGCAAATTCCGAGATCTGTTTGATGTACTTGAGAAATAACAAACTGGATTTCTCAAATTTCTTGGTGATCCCGATAGCGATTTGATTGCTCTTGCTCAGTGGCTGATATAGCATAAATAACATCAAGCTATGTTTGTCTATTTATTCCTGCCACAGAGGGTATTCGATGCGCTTTCACTACCTAAACCGATTTTCTGTCTCTCTACTGACGTTCATACTGCTCTCCGGCCTGTTGTTTCAATTTTCTTTGGCCGAAATTCCGATTCAGAATACGCAAGATCCCAAAGATATCGCGACGTCACCACAACAGACGATTCAGAACATGACGGTGCCGGAAGGTTTCAAAGTGACGCTGTTTGCCAGTGAACCTGATGTGCATCAACCGATCGGATTTGAAATTGACGACCGTGGTCGTGTCTGGGTCGCCGAATGTTTCACTTATGAACGCGGCACCTACGACGATAAACATCAGGACCGGATTATCATTCTGGAAGATACCAACGGCGATGGTTCAATGGATCGTCGGAAAGTTTTCTGGCAGGGACCGGGACCTTTAACCAGCGTCACTGTCGGCTCAAATGGTGTCTGGGCATTGTGCCGTGGCGAATTACGTTACTTTGAAGATAAAAATCACGATGATGTTCCCGACGGGAAACCGCAGGTTCTCCTCGAAGGCTGGAACTATAAGACAGTCCGTCACAATATTGTCAGCGGTCTGACCTGGGGGCCTGATGGCTGGTTGTACGGCCGACACGGAATTACCGACACCTCGCTGGTGGGAACACCCGAGACCGATCCTTCCCAGCGCACGCTGATTCATTGTGGAGTCTGGCGTTATCATCCCGTTCGTAAAACAATCGAAGAAGTCAGTTCCGGCACCACGAATCCCTGGGGCTTTGATTATGACGAATACGGTCAAATGTTTTTTACGAACAATGTGAACGGTCATTTATGGCACATGATTCCCGGTTCGCATTACATTCGCATGAATGGTCACGGCAGCGATCCCAATCCTTATGTTTATGAATTGATGACCAAGTGTGCCGACCACGATCACTGGGACAGTTCTTCAGGCAAATGGACCGATTCGCGGGATACGTCCGGAATTCATGGGAAACTGGGAGGCGGCCATAGTCACTGTGGCGGCATGATTTATCTGGGCGACAACTGGCCGCAGAAATATCGTAATACCATCTTTTTGTGCAACACGCACGGACATCGTGTGAATAATGATGCTCTGGAACGCGAAGGTTCCGGATATGTGGGCACCCACCGTCCTGATTTTCTGCTGACTGGATCAGACTGGTTTCGGGGAACCGAATTGAAGTATGGTCCTGATGGCAGTGTTTATCTTTCTGACTGGGCCGATCTCGGTGAGTGTCACGACCATGATGGCGTGCATCGTACCAGCGGACGCATTTACAAAATTTCGTATGGTGATGTCACACAGCCGAACAAGCTGGATTTGAATCAGCTTTCTGACAGTGAACTCGTCAAGCTGCAGCTGCATCCAAATGACTGGTATGTCCGTCATGCCCGGCGC
This genomic interval from Gimesia alba contains the following:
- a CDS encoding CoA-binding protein, translated to MGKPTVAIIGASADRQKYGNKSVRAHLKQGYDVYPVHPTESSIEGLTAYPSLEEVPSKQLDRISVYVPPEVGIQLLEQIRNRGANEVWFNPGSESPDLLARAKELGLNVIQACSIIAIGESPSDHPE
- a CDS encoding PEP/pyruvate-binding domain-containing protein — encoded protein: MANRLIYSLSELDSSFVAEAGGKGASLGELMRAQAPVPPGFVVTSSAFQKYLASGNLKQAVIESIQALNAGQIDLSQAHQQIRSCFEGVAIPDEISDSVDAATEELNVTRVSVRSSATCEDSATSAWAGQLETFLDVRPDAILEKIRDCWLSLFSESALSYGATHGFAAGEISVAVVVQQMVASDISGIGFSVHPVTQEPEIQLIEACLGLGEAIVSGRIVPDQFVVERGTNQILESMIGEQKEALWMGEGDTKPAWQKLDGRGSQPKISTQQVTEFASLLTRLHDHYGHPIDTEWAIEEGQFQVLQARPITTLAEEYNQTLIDESQEWQFTVRRPFFLLAASILPYWLDAKHADNTLGGHLNEALLVQDETGMMNLFYSQESADAFLDRIGDLFQNNRDELIRILRYGLGIYAQAPPILERGLDGFQNLEELEDFFADVAQHTTVFPAWVLIYIEAHEVDDPEVRALAEQIRSHSLYPVIERNILEPLAAQTAEQLGFADPDRACDLVLWSELKAGTVTRELLESRLQAVEAGDRYIFQMIGGEENFHLVSQTGYLLTRLAKQRQLARTNNSNELTGQAAWPGIFRGRARVVLTLDAKDQTIDESEVLVSIQSNPALLPLLNRCGAIVTDDGGIGCHAAILARELKKPTLIGTREATTRIQTGDLIEVDTYAQVVRILENCE
- a CDS encoding SEL1-like repeat protein; protein product: MTQKQKFEVKQSQFGSHSPSTRLAQYMCQGMINTFAGWLSFVVLCLILLSGCQDDQGASSQPKSVSSSIKSENVKQEERQEFERCLKAAESGDVEEQINIAAMYYRGEGVEQDHIQAAKWFRKAAEQDDSDAQNQIGSLYYEGKGVERDLAQAMNWFRNAAEQENAEAQFNLGTMYYNGEGTKQDHAQAAKWFQKAAEQGFVDAQFLLGTMYANGEGVKQDHIQAIKWYRKAAEQGDADSQHNLGHSYATGKGVEQDYEKAIKWYRKAAEQGDIDSQYNLGELYASGKDVKQDYAKAIKWYRKAIEQGDAGAQHNLGIMYYKGEGVKQDHKQAFELFRKSAEQGIPNAQFIVGAMYYNGIAIKRDQNQGIKLIRKAARQGHQTAIQTLTDLGANP
- a CDS encoding Gfo/Idh/MocA family oxidoreductase, coding for MDQSPINRRDFLKTSGTTAVAASTIAGLATAPALGAGNSNEAIRIGFIGPGGRGFGAHVKKLVQLKKDGMNIELVAVSDVYSEHRDRTANYIKKELGNDVAKYVDYRDMLEKEKLDAVAIGTPDHWHAKQTIDAMNAGLNVYCEKPMTKKVEEALAVVDTWKKTGKIMQVGVQSTSLPVWDDVRARLQDGQLGKVIQFQTEYFRNSSMGQWRYYALKKEMNPKNIDWNLWLGTKEGLAEFQPFDRAVYAQWRRFWPFGSGMYTDLFVHRTTAMLKATGLRYPGRVVGAGGLYLEYDGRDVPDVATVAADFNEGVQGLINATMCNQETRIKQIIRGHNGSFVFGNGEGFDGYDFVPERPQVTRDSSLKQQRIDVAQIKDTTYAHFKNWVEAMQANDQSKCNNPPDLGAAAIAVVNMGSNSYRNGKVYHFDTDTQEITDGDGSWAKKWEAMSKARQKPKHIPGWKAGDKGSLLEEPAYMSLAGPWIDGKPPKNDPNSNAG
- a CDS encoding DHH family phosphoesterase, producing the protein MSSINWTPLCEIIEAHQKFLLSCHVRPDADALGSELALAGFLKELGKEVRVINPSVHPKSLDFLVQEHEVRYVGDGVTTEDFEWAEVHIILDTSAWSQLPGLANFYRKTDSKKVVIDHHVSSDSLGAEEFKDITSPAAGCLVYDLGKALNCTVTPDIATLLYAAIATDTGWFRFPSTTSYTMQIISELITAGAEPHQIYELLYEQNSLPQLKLMGRVLGKVQTDFDGQLAYTVVSCEDFSATGTTPVDTEGLVNYCLTLAGTQAAFIAVEQRSRQVKISFRSRSAWDISKIAESFGGGGHRQASGAMLNGPLSSAVTKVLGKFRDLFDVLEK
- a CDS encoding DUF6807 family protein, which codes for MKRFSAFSITLSAMMTLLTFISAANAEEKPGFTWKDQPEKKVADLYFNGTPVLQYVYPYDDSSAESFHDTYKVFHHVYGPASKAIITKGPGGKYTHHRGLYVGWNKTKFDGKQLDFWHCKNGAHLRHAKMIEMKGGPETGTMTSEIHWNDAEGKPVIVETRTVTVTPIKVPNSKIHAWQIDWQTKLESKRGEIILDGDRQHAGFQFRAAQPVAEANNAKYVRPEGFPQQPAPFQVSDKTDPNGHINLGWFEMSYGIDGKHYNVEYMEDPGVPKPSRYSERPYGRFGAFFDTKFDESKPLEMKYRVIVSEGKTPTQAEIQKRYDEFAASLKK
- a CDS encoding bifunctional riboflavin kinase/FAD synthetase: MLIRELEGFNACKGGVVSIGNFDGVHRGHQRMIQTLVHQARCEDLPAIVFTFDPHPIQLLRPEHAPPELMGIEERAAILESLGVDCVIAYPTNRALLKLSAQEFFQQVLCDQLQAKGLVEGPNFYFGKDRAGDVKLLQTLCEHAGMSFKVVEPSMCDTQMISSSEVRKAIQAGDVALAEKMLGRPYQIKGTVEHGAERGRKLGFPTANLSGVTTLLPADGVYCGFGTVGGQRYSAAIHIGANPTFQNSETKVEVYLIGFSDEIYDQTLQVDLIERLRGTQVFSDAEALKTQLAIDVDSAKKQLKQWNATPE
- a CDS encoding UvrB/UvrC motif-containing protein → MKKCKVCNKPAVYHLTEIQSGQAQALHFCEDHFQEYISGQAPQDEWEPQDEATLIELNSQDLELDEELECPNCGITFQEFRSEGRLGCPHDYIAFREPLIQLLENIHGECVHIGKFPKRAPTSSQQQYDLIKLRRELTAAIAEENYETAASLRDQISKLEEEEQNSSESETAEE